From Anopheles darlingi chromosome 2, idAnoDarlMG_H_01, whole genome shotgun sequence, the proteins below share one genomic window:
- the LOC125950982 gene encoding leucine--tRNA ligase, mitochondrial produces the protein MRWPVLLRRCAVIERRRYLCTAPSDAVISRELTSEMKLQIEERWRNKLGDSRFDPAATDKPKRYVLAMFPYPSGNLHMGHVRVYTISDAMARFYRLNGANVLHPMGWDAFGLPAENAAIQRRIPADTWTHRNIAEMRKQLEMLAFSFDWEREFATCDPSYYHWTQQLFLMLFKDGLAYQREAQVNWDPIDQTVLADEQVDDNGCSWRSGAKVEKKVLRQWFIKTTRFAKPLLEGLSDPSLEDWKDIIKLQRHWIGECEGYAFELPLADKAKGASISIWTREPSDLRNALFIALHPSNLLNTSKRIDCVLELECENPFTGRRLPVIITENVPFAEGCDTFIATDNEENRKIAQAVGLKMTDQKGNDEGNALTNDEILAKALSTNLGGHAVSSKLRDWLISRQRFWGTPIPIIHCPSCGPVAVPEQDLPVRLPTDSVGVPLAQNADWLRAECPSCKRTDCHRESDTMDTFVDSSWYFLRFADPHNRKAMFDRSAAHHLMPVDLYVGGKEHAVLHLYYARFVAHYLHSKGLLPASEPFKRLLVQGMVMGRSYRVVSNGKYIPAAEAETVDEKNNKAIERATGEPVTLLWEKMSKSKLNGVDPLEVLRQHGCDTLRLILLADVAPTSHRNWSEATFPGILNWQKRIWMTMYDFREIRSKLVSGERTSVTEEYKQHEHQLWDARNYFTAGATFNYRHSHQLSVGISKMQGLTNAIRRVPPEVIAFSRQYELALAAQIVMLAPMAPHFATELWQQFLSAPNRATQDTENDTAIRWNGDVFDQRWPEIDQDFPLDLTFKINGAECCILKIPAKRFNLLTHQESLDIALKQEPILKLIGKRPLRTSEFTLYPSCEAFLAVELDRALSSDGAEVKDKKEKKEKKHKKKKSLQVVHIG, from the exons ATGCGGTGGCCAGTGCTGTTACGAAGATGTGCTGTAATCGAACGAAGGAGGTATCTCTGCACGGCCCCCAGTGATGCTGTG ATATCTCGTGAGCTGACTTCGGAAATGAAGCTGCAAATAGAGGAACGGTGGCGCAATAAACTAGGAGATAGTCGCTTCGATCCTGCGGCTACCGATAAACCGAAACGCTACGTACTGGCGATGTTTCCCTACCCGTCCGGCAACCTGCACATGGGTCACGTCCGCGTGTACACCATCAGTGATGCGATGGCCAGGTTTTATCGGTTGAACGGTGCCAATGTGTTGCACCCGATGGGTTGGGATGCGTTCGGTTTACCGGCGGAAAATGCCGCCATCCAGAGGCGTATTCCGGCGGATACGTGGACCCACCGGAACATAGCGGAGATGCGCAAACAGCTCGAGATGCTGGCATTCAGTTTCGATTGGGAGCGCGAGTTTGCGACGTGCGACCCCTCGTACTACCACTGGACTCAGCAATTGTTCTTGATGCTGTTCAAGGACGGCCTAGCGTATCAACGGGAGGCCCAGGTGAACTGGGACCCCATCGATCAGACGGTGCTCGCCGATGAGCAGGTGGACGATAATGGGTGCTCGTGGCGTTCCGGGGCCAaagtggagaagaaggtgctcCGGCAGTGGTTCATAAAGACGACGCGTTTCGCGAAACCATTGCTGGAAGGACTCAGTGATCCGAGTTTGGAGGATTGGAAGGACATCATAAAACTGCAGCGACACTGGATAGGCGAGTGTGAAGGATATGCCTTCGAGCTTCCACTAGCGGACAAGGCAAAAGGAGCGAGCATTTCGATTTGGACCCGAGAACCTAGCGATCTACGTAACGCTTTGTTCATTGCCTTGCATCCAAGCAACCTGCTTAATACCAGCAAGCGCATCGATTGTGTTTTGGAGCTGGAATGTGAAAATCCTTTCACTGGTCGGCGGTTACCGGTGATAATTACCGAGAATGTCCCGTTTGCCGAAGGTTGCGATACGTTCATAGCCACCGATAACGAGGAGAATCGTAAAATTGCCCAGGCTGTTGGATTGAAAATGACCGATCAGAAAGGAAACGACGAAGGAAACGCACTGACTAATGATGAAATCCTCGCGAAAGCACTTTCAACGAATCTAGGAGGCCATGCCGTTAGTTCCAAGCTACGCGATTGGCTTATCTCCCGGCAACGGTTTTGGGGCACGCCTATTCCAATCATCCACTGTCCAAGCTGTGGACCGGTCGCTGTACCGGAACAGGATCTTCCCGTTCGACTGCCAACGGATTCCGTAGGAGTTCCACTGGCACAGAACGCAGACTGGCTTCGGGCGGAGTGTCCTTCCTGTAAACGTACCGATTGTCACCGGGAATCCGATACGATGGATACGTTTGTCGATAGTTCGTGGTACTTCCTGCGGTTTGCGGATCCCCATAACCGTAAGGCGatgttcgatcgatccgctgCTCACCATCTAATGCCGGTGGATCTATACGTTGGAGGAAAGGAACATGCTGTGCTGCATCTGTACTATGCACGTTTCGTGGCGCATTATCTTCACAGTAAAGGACTGCTTCCCGCATCCGAACCCTTCAAACGGTTGCTCGTACAGGGCATGGTAATGGGACGTTCGTACCGTGTGGTCAGTAACGGTAAGTATATCCCCGCAGCCGAGGCCGAGACCGTTGACGAGAAGAACAATAAGGCGATCGAGCGGGCGACTGGTGAACCGGTGACACTACTGTGGGAAAAGATGTCCAAATCGAAGCTTAATGGCGTCGACCCGCTAGAGGTGCTGCGTCAGCATGGCTGCGATACGTTGAGACTCATTTTGCTGGCTGATGTTGCACCAACCTCTCACCGGAATTGGTCGGAAGCAA CTTTTCCTGGTATTCTAAACTGGCAGAAAAGAATCTGGATGACGATGTACGATTTCCGAGAGATTCGTTCGAAACTAGTCTCTGGTGAAAGAACTTCGGTGACGGAAGAATACAAACAGCACGAACACCAACTGTGGGATGCCCGGAATTACTTCACGGCCGGTGCAACGTTTAATTATCGCCACTCCCATCAGCTGAGCGTCGGCATATCGAAGATGCAGGGACTAACGAATGCAATTCGTCGGGTTCCTCCGGAGGTGATTGCCTTTAGCCGCCAGTATGAGCTTGCTTTGGCGGCCCAGATTGTGATGCTGGCTCCGATGGCACCACACTTTGCAACGGAGCTGTGGCAACAGTTCCTATCAGCGCCGAACCGGGCGACGCAAGATACGGAAAATGACACGGCAATCCGGTGGAACGGTGATGTGTTCGATCAACGGTGGCCCGAGATCGATCAGGACTTTCCACTCGACCTAACGTTTAAG ATTAATGGTGCCGAGTGCTGCATTCTTAAGATTCCAGCGAAACGGTTTAATCTACTCACGCACCAGGAGTCACTTGATATAGCGCTGAAACAGGAACCGATCCTCAAACTGATAGGCAAGCGGCCTCTGCGAACCAGTGAGTTTACGCTGTATCCGAGCTGTGAAGCCTTCCTCGCAGTGGAACTTGATCGTGCGTTGAGTAGTGATGGGGCAGAGGTTAAGgacaagaaggaaaagaaggaaaagaaacacaagaagaaaaagtcaCTACAAGTGGTGCACATCGGTTGA
- the LOC125951026 gene encoding mucin-19 encodes MSTPKIRGKSAIHINESIIGADGGGGGTSGGAAAAAAAATASAAQHALLKIESVVPKLTNRSNNNNNNSNNNGTILANHSSRLRTFHRSHSTLSSSYLKKLTQRAVFAPRPEIIGERNRSRPFDDQPPPPTALDSTLVVQNGISSIRRSQKDREKHPDRVNLDRKGLSSVPIIEGEPNLRLLSLQHNLINSFHIPPDADPNNNLAPVNGTDALKPPPATTSACPAYITNNATTTSGPPTPTKPSPTGTPTNGPGVTASTTTNTGPAPSVYGSSGTVAAKSVKQFLRQKSTSRGQLLMGQNLATLGSTAMAGAQGGSAAASFIQSKMTIGSKQSANTGTVQMTGAGPLGSSVSPHLQKHPPLAQSPTGGPIAITAQQKSLLKKSNSFIGGPNMFLTGGGQTQPMAGSTGSNGLLKLRAGKLLLVPSFSIDNLSNITAELPAQEQEYYGAIGHPAFANGANSSSASNSGKTTPTSGGAPTGGAPLLQATSIPLMPVASGDGAPGGLLLLPATPRYNLGNLVFLDLYDNQIERISCLDGLKSLTVLLLGKNRITDIGGLISLKGTLRVLDLHGNKISNITGKINQLQELKSLNLAGNALRQIQAQDFAGLFSLKELNLKRNRIKRIGGFDDLHNLERLWLCHNDLQCVEDMAAIAKAINLKEVTIENNPVSLAGDCVSFLVSYLPGLVSLSQMQITEQVRRAASAWRKNKELSDTKYSSLTSDVCQSIRREEIISNARTNWELLRSQQSTAIARGATQQRVTANEVDLEIGSNLSLENGGSQTGGKFRKATNGTNGTSSNGRGSKVSQNGTKRTANRNRLVRSSSHDNSGSQLSEQGGEEYFRLPPILAPFLEQTNKVDTESTVTSNVGAHADSSVSSGFSSDNDEQLNPKDLDRELEKEPPTLVACSSNSTPEKDSETPPAAVPSIPAELEMEQGLKVCDSVLAPATVALGLLKADTLPVDSEEKLSTLSTLSTKSASESVITNVTGSSSGTGRTTKSKLNTPIKRYAAGGSNQQSRTATANNGGRSVATGVLSNVNSLANSSNLANSGGGNATPSSGSSGTGTMTGSSSSYSGIPSSNYGPPVTTGGGSGGKSAKSGEREREQGGDYLIEICGRYLNVYGLGALRFIDKQWNMQKACDVHTVKFSYINFNSITAILCRIKVRFVNAENFIFRETNITCLGQINALAESQGIASLTIDPEGNPLAAKPWRSYAIYRLSHWGLKQVNGTEVTAEEVQTAESMYAGLSDLVLWSLPEGLLQPLLQRLRLEETAHASKMTAKEWLMQADPSLKNIVGKEALQWKKHSTTQDDTVMRAKGKAYFGKMLENTCNAVEKLQRLETMWPSLLLEMIRNTLIDYSQIDVYVKGMLVELLK; translated from the exons ATGAGTACACCGAAAATCCGCGGAAAGTCTGCAATACACATCAACGAGAGTATCATCGgagcggatggtggtggtggtggtacatcCGGTGgtgcagccgctgccgctgccgccgccaccgccagtgcTGCTCAGCATGCCCTGCTAAAGATAGAATCCGTCGTGCCAAAGCTGACGAACCGGagtaacaataacaacaacaacagcaacaataacggGACCATCCTGGCGAACCACTCGAGCCGGTTACGCACCTTTCACCGGTCCCACAGTACGCTGAGCTCGTCGTACCTGAAGAAGCTAACT CAACGGGCAGTGTTTGCTCCTCGACCGGAAATCATCGGCgagcgcaacag AAGCCGGCCGTTCGAtgatcaaccaccaccgccaaccgcACTGGACAGTACGCTCGTCGTGCAGAATGGCATCTCTAGCATACGGCGATCGCAGAAGGATCGCGAAAAGCATCCCGATCGAGTGAACCTCGACCGTAAGGGGCTCAGCTCGGTACCGATCATTGAGGGTGAACCGAATCTACGGCTTCTGTCCCTTCAGCACAACCTCATCAACTCTTTCCACATTCCTCCCGATGCCGATCCGAACAATAACCTTGCACCGGTCAATGGGACGGACGCGTTGAAACCGCCACCGGCCACAACTTCTGCCTGCCCTGCGTACATCACCAACAatgccaccactaccagtggaccaccgacaccgaccaaACCCTCCCCGACCGGTACACCAACGAATGGGCCCGGTGTAacggccagcaccaccaccaacaccggacCAGCGCCATCAGTTTACGGTAGCAGTGGTACGGTAGCGGCCAAGTCCGTTAAACAATTCCTTCGCCAAAAATCAACCTCCCGTGGACAGCTACTGATGGGTCAGAATCTGGCCACACTCGGCAGTACGGCGATGGCCGGTGCACAGGGTGGCAGTGCGGCAGCCAGCTTCATCCAGAGCAAAATGACGATCGGTAGCAAACAGTCGGCTAACACCGGAACGGTGCAGATGACCGGCGCCGGTCCACTCGGTTCCTCGGTGTCGCCGCATCTCCAGAAGCATCCGCCGCTAGCACAATCGCCCACCGGCGGACCGATCGCCATTACGGCGCAGCAGAAAAGTTTGCTGAAAAAATCCAACAGCTTCATCGGTGGTCCCAACATGTTCcttaccggtggtggccaaacgCAGCCGATGGCGGGGAGTACCGGATCGAATGGTTTGCTGAAGTTGCGTGCCGGTAAACTGCTGCTCGTGCCCTCGTTCAGCATCGATAACCTGAGCAACATCACTGCCGAACTGCCCGCACAGGAACAGGAGTACTACGGTGCGATCGGTCATCCGGCGTTCGCAAACGGTGCCAACAGTAGTAGCGCTAGTAACAGTGGCAAAACGACTCCCACCAGCGGCGGTGCACCGACGGGGGGTGCTCCACTGTTACAGGCCACCTCGATACCGCTCatgccagtggccagtggtgatggtgccccCGGTgggttgctactgctgcctgcAACCCCCCGGTACAACCTTGGCAATCTCGTGTTTCTCGATCTGTACGATAACCAGATCGAGCGGATCTCGTGTCTGGATGGGTTGAAGAGTTTAacggtcctgctgctgggcaaGAACCGGATCACCGACATCGGTGGTCTGATTTCGCTCAAGGGTACCCTCCGGGTGCTCGATCTGCACGGTAACAAGATTAGCAACATTACGGGCAAGATCAACCAGCTGCAGGAACTGAAATCCCTTAACCTGGCCGGCAACGCACTGCGCCAGATCCAGGCGCAGGACTTTGCGGGGCTGTTCAGCCTCAAGGAGCTCAATCTGAAGCGCAACCGGATCAAGCGGATCGGTGGCTTCGACGATCTGCACAATCTCGAGCGGCTCTGGTTGTGCCACAACGATCTGCAGTGTGTCGAGGATATGGCGGCGATCGCGAAGGCGATCAACCTGAAGGAGGTAACGATCGAGAACAATCCCGTTTCGCTGGCCGGggattgtgtttcgtttttggtcaGCTACCTGCCCGGGCTGGTGTCGCTGAGCCAGATGCAGATCACGGAACAGGTGCGCCGGGCTGCATCGGCCTGGCGCAAGAACAAGGAGCTCTCCGATACCAAGTACTCCAGCCTGACGTCGGACGTATGCCAGAGCATACGGCGTGAGGAGATCATTTCGAATGCGCGCACCAACTGGGAGCTGCTGCGTTCGCAACAATCGACGGCCATTGCCCGTGGTGCCACCCAGCAGCGGGTCActgcgaatg AGGTTGATCTGGAGATCGGAAGTAATCTATCGTTGGAGAATGGTGGATCGCAAACGGGGGGGAAATTCCGGAAAGCCACGAACGGGACGAACGGAACGTCCAGTAATGGGCGTGGATCGAAAGTGTCACAAAACGGGACAAAGAGGAcagcgaaccggaaccggctaGTTCGGTCGTCCTCACACGACAACTCGGGTTCGCAGCTTTCGGAGCAGGGTGGTGAGGAGTACTTTCGTTTGCCACCGATACTTGCCCCTTTTCTGGAGCAAACCAACAAGGTGGACACGGAGTCTACCGTGACGTCCAATGTGGGAGCACATGCCGATTCGAGTGTTTCGAGTGGCTTTAGCTCCGACAACGATGAGCAGCTTAACCCGAAAGATCTGGACCGAGAGCTGGAAAAGGAACCACCGACACTGGTGGCCTGCAGCAGTAACTCTACGCCGGAGAAAGACTCTGAGACACCACCCGCCGCCGTACCGTCCATACCAGCAGAGCTGGAGATGGAACAGGGGTTGAAGGTTTGTGATTCCGTCCTGGCACCGGCAACCGTCGCCCTGGGACTGCTTAAAGCAGATACACTCCCAGTGGATAGTGAGGAG AAACTGTCGACATTGTCAACGTTGTCGACGAAAAGTGCTTCCGAGTCGGTGATAACGAATGT caccggcagcagcagtggtactGGTCGTACAACGAAATCGAAGCTTAATACCCCCATCAAGCGATACGCCGCCGGTGGAAGCAACCAGCAGTCACGCACGGCCACCGCCAACAATGGTGGCCGCAGTGTTGCAACGGGTGTGCTATCGAACGTTAATAGTCTGGCCAACTCTTCAAACCTTGCGAacagtggcggtggcaatGCAACGCCTAGCTCGGGAAGTTCCGGTACGGGCACGATGaccggttcgtcgtcgtcgtactcgGGAATTCCGAGCAGCAATTATGGACCTCCGGTGACGaccggtggcggcagtggtggcAAATCGGCGAAATCAGGTGAACGTGAGCGGGAGCAGGGTGGTGATTACCTGATCGAAATCTGTGGCCGATACCTGAACGTGTACGGGCTCGGTGCGCTGCGGTTTATCGATAAGCAGTGGAACATGCAGAAAGCCTGCGACGTCCATACGGTCAAGTTTAGTTACATCAACTTCAACAGCATCACGGCGATCCTGTGCCGGATTAAGGTGCGGTTCGTGAACGCGGAAAACTTTATCTTTCGCGAGACGAACATCACCTGCCTGGGACAGATCAATGCGTTGGCCGAGAGCCAGGGTATCGCCTCGCTGACGATCGATCCGGAGGGTAACCCGCTGGCGGCGAAACCGTGGCGTAGCTATGCCATCTACCGCCTTTCGCACTGGGGTTTAAAGCAGGTCAACGGGACGGAGGTGACGGCCGAGGAGGTGCAAACTGCCGAAAGCATGTACGCCGGACTGTCCGATCTGGTGCTGTGGTCCCTCCCGGAAGGGCTGCtacagccgctgctgcagaGATTACGGCTCGAGGAGACGGCCCATGCCTCCAAGATGACCGCCAAGGAGTGGCTGATGCAGGCCGACCCCTCGCTGAAGAACATCGTCGGCAAGGAGGCACTGCAGTGGAAGAAACACAGCACCACCCAGGACGACACGGTGATGCGTGCCAAGGGCAAGGCGTACTTTGGCAAGATGCTCGAGAACACGTGCAATGCGGTGGAGAAGCTGCAGCGCCTAGAAACGATGTggccctcgctgctgctggagatgatCCGCAACACGCTGATCGACTACTCGCAGATCGATGTCTACGTCAAGGGGATGCTGGTGGAGCTGCTGAAGTAG